A single Primulina eburnea isolate SZY01 chromosome 11, ASM2296580v1, whole genome shotgun sequence DNA region contains:
- the LOC140806242 gene encoding uncharacterized protein, producing the protein MTQPSEIDHKQAIKGTEVFVGGLPRTISEDKIRQEFSVCGEIVEIRLIKDQNGNLKGFCFVRFSTKEAAGRAVREKSGTLLEGKSIGVLPSIEHNTLYFGNINKAWSADEFEKLVLQVFPDVVSVDLPIVKDIQPGQKPRNRGFAFVRFSSHAAAARAQRVGSQPDFRLGNLHPAVQWAEEDPEIDPKELAKIRIAFVRNLPVNADENFLKQTFEPFGKVEKVVVSKKGSIPVGFVHFVERSDLDRAIKEMNEKAVQGPGGGPIHRLQVEVARPMDKNKKRAREDSESNPVQGHSKIFKEEATVASLINPKSHVQNQELLSPDPYEDAVIALPLAVKERLLRILRLGLATRFDIDVQTLYSLKKLPESTAISILDQFMLTGPATQHKGAYLAALISRHLVDIVGLTPSLASLPKVGATSAKELGLLSFSHRLSPPAVGSFPLHSTMSRSDIYAPRYTSSLYDYPSPSTGRLEEKTLDFPLPTRAAAGRLEEKGLDFPLPSRSLPSGSQSLQIPRILTMEDRSHRPHYEVPPSISMPYGQIGSRIDERLPSSFQAAPSSSTANARRHGLIMSSDIAPGADRQTSRPRVRFDPFTGEPYKFDPFTGEPIIPGS; encoded by the exons ATGACACAGCCATCCGAGATTGATCATA AGCAAGCAATAAAAGGAACCGAAGTTTTTGTTGGTGGTTTGCCCCGTACCATTTCTGAAGACAAAATCCGCCAG GAATTTTCTGTCTGCGGTGAAATTGTGGAAATTCGGTTGATAAAGGATCAGAATGGCAATTTGAAG GGATTTTGCTTTGTGCGCTTTTCAACAAAAGAAGCTGCAGGTAGAGCTGTGAGAGAAAAATCTGGAACTTTG ctTGAAGGAAAGAGCATTGGTGTGCTCCCATCAATTGAGCACAATACTTTATACTTTGGAAACATTAATAAAG CATGGAGTGCTGATGAGTTTGAAAAACTTGTGCTCCAG GTTTTCCCTGATGTCGTATCCGTTGACCTTCCTATCGTTAAAGACATTCAACCAGGTCAAAAGCCACGAAATCGTGGTTTTGCCTTTGTGAGATTCTCATCTCATGCT GCTGCAGCACGTGCTCAACGAGTAGGTTCCCAACCAGATTTTCGTCTGGGTAATTTGCACCCAGCAGTTCAATGGGCTGAGGAAGATCCTGAAATTGATCCTAAAGAGCTTgctaag aTAAGAATAGCTTTTGTCAGAAACCTTCCCGTCAATGCGGACGAGAATTTCTTGAAGCAAACATTTGAGCCTTTTGGCAAG GTTGAGAAAGTTGTGGTATCAAAAAAGGGTAGCATTCCGGTTGGGTTTGTTCATTTTGTTGAGAGATCG GATCTTGACAGAGCCATAAAAGAAATGAATGAGAAAGCAGTTCAAGGACCTGGTGGAGGTCCAATACACAGACTTCAG GTCGAAGTTGCAAGACCTATGGACAAGAACAAGAAACGAGCGCGTGAGGATTCAGAAAGTAATCCTGTCCAGGGTCATTCCAAAATTTTCAAGGAGGAAGCTACTGTTGCTTCATTGATTAATCCTAAATCCCATGTCCAAAAT CAGGAATTGTTGTCGCCTGACCCTTACGAGGATGCCGTAATAGCATTGCCATTAGCTGTTAAAGAGCGCTTACTTCGTATCCTTCGGCTTGGGCTTGCGACTCGATTTGAT ATTGATGTACAAACTTTATACAGTCTCAAGAAATTACCGGAGTCTACTGCTATTTCCATCCTTGACCAG TTCATGTTAACAGGACCGGCTACCCAACATAAGGGTGCATATCTTGCCGCGCTGATTTCTAGA CACCTAGTTGACATAGTGGGATTGACTCCGAGCTTGGCAAGTTTGCCAAAAGTCGGCGCAACTTCTGCAAAAGAATTGGGCCTCTTAAGCTTCTCCCACCGACTGTCTCCGCCAGCTGTTGGCTCTTTTCCATTGCATTCAACAATGTCCAG GTCTGATATTTATGCTCCACGTTACACATCATCATTGTATGATTATCCCTCACCAAGCACAGGACGGTTGGAGGAGAAAACCCTAGATTTTCCCTTACCAACCAGAGCAGCAGCAGGACGATTGGAGGAGAAAGGCTTGGATTTTCCTTTACCAAGCCGATCCCTCCCATCTGGATCCCAAAGCCTCCAGATTCCAAGAATATTAACTATGGAAGACAGAAGTCATCGTCCTCACTATGAGGTTCCCCCGAGCATATCTATGCCTTATGGACAAATTGGATCAAGAATAGATGAAAGACTCCCTTCTTCATTTCAGGCAGCACCCAGTTCATCTACAGCAAATGCAAGAAGACATGGGTTAATTATGAGTTCGGACATTGCACCGGGTGCCGACCGGCAAACATCTCGCCCTCGAGTAAGATTCGATCCTTTTACTGGTGAGCCTTACAAATTCGATCCTTTCACCGGGGAACCAATTATTCCTGGGAGTTGA
- the LOC140804851 gene encoding 4-coumarate--CoA ligase-like 1, with protein sequence MGTDAKNLAEDEIIFRSKYQPVSVPDDMTLPEFVLSNMDLYLDKMAVVDAVTGKGYTYREVSRDIKRFSKAVRSLGLRKGRVVVVLLPNVAEYAIIALGIMAAGGVFSGANPSAHASEIQKQVEAADAKLIVTDGLTYHKVKDLGLPIIIQGEDRVDGTIYWDELLEAADKANTDSIDEKVEQTDLCALPFSSGTTGLSKGVMLTHRNLVANLCSSLFSVGPELIGQITILGLIPFFHIYGLTGICCATIRNKGKVVLMRRYELRTFLNALITQEVTFAPIVPPIILGLVKNPIVDEFDLSKLKLRSIMTAAAPLAPEILKEFEKKFPGVEVQEAYGMTEHSCITLTHGDPNKGHGIAKRNSVGFILPNLEVKFIDPETGHSLPKNTPGEICVRSQCVMKGYYKNEYETTLTIDKDGWLHTGDIGYIDEDGDVFLVDRIKELIKYKGFQVAPAELEAILLTHPSVEDAAVVGLPDEESGEIPGASVVLNSKAKETEEDIMNYVSSNVAGYKRVRVLQFVDSIPKSPSGKIMRRIIKENMIKNI encoded by the exons ATGGGAACCGATGCTAAGAACTTGGCAGAAGATGAAATTATTTTCCGAAGCAAATACCAACCAGTTTCTGTTCCGGATGACATGACGCTGCCCGAGTTTGTGCTTTCGAATATGGACTTATATCTGGACAAGATGGCGGTTGTGGATGCAGTTACTGGGAAAGGCTACACTTACAGGGAAGTGAGCAGAGATATCAAGAGATTCTCCAAGGCTGTTAGGTCACTCGGGCTGAGGAAAGGCAGAGTCGTGGTGGTGCTCCTCCCCAATGTGGCAGAGTATGCTATCATTGCACTTGGAATCATGGCTGCAGGGGGGGTTTTTTCTGGTGCGAACCCCAGTGCTCACGCATCAGAAATACAGAAGCAAGTTGAGGCTGCTGATGCAAAGCTTATTGTAACAGATGGATTAACCTATCACAAG GTAAAGGATTTGGGATTGCCCATTATAATACAAGGCGAAGACCGTGTGGATGGAACTATATACTGGGATGAACTGCTTGAGGCAGCAGACAAGGCTAATACTGATAGTATTGATGAAAAAGTGGAACAGACTGATCTATGTGCCCTTCCATTCTCATCAG GCACCACTGGATTGTCAAAGGGTGTGATGTTAACACACCGAAACCTGGTGGCTAACCTCTGCTCATCCCTATTCAGCGTTGGCCCTGAACTAATTGGTCAGATCACCATACTAGGCCTAATACCATTTTTTCACATATATGGCCTAACTGGAATTTGCTGTGCCACCATAAGGAACAAAGGGAAAGTTGTATTGATGCGTCGGTACGAGCTCCGGACATTTCTTAATGCACTGATCACACAAGAGGTCACGTTTGCGCCTATTGTCCCACCCATTATTCTGGGATTGGTCAAGAACCCTATCGTGGATGAATTTGATCTTAGTAAACTCAAGCTTAGGTCCATCATGACTGCTGCAGCTCCCCTCGCTCCAGAAATTCTTAAAGAATTTGAAAAGAAGTTTCCTGGTGTTGAAGTCCAAGAG GCATATGGAATGACGGAGCATAGCTGCATTACACTGACTCACGGGGATCCAAACAAGGGACATGGAATTGCAAAGAGGAATTCAGTAGGATTCATTCTTCCAAATTTGGAAGTGAAATTCATCGATCCCGAAACAGGTCACTCACTTCCCAAGAACACACCAGGAGAAATCTGTGTGCGAAGCCAGTGCGTGATGAAAG GATACTACAAGAATGAATATGAAACCACTCTCACCATTGACAAAGACGGGTGGCTTCATACTGGAGATATAGGCTACATCGACGAAGATGGGGACGTTTTCCTTGTGGATCGAATCAAAgaattgatcaaatacaaagGTTTCCAG GTTGCTCCAGCAGAATTAGAGGCCATCCTTCTAACACACCCTTCTGTTGAAGATGCTGCTGTAGTGGG GTTACCTGACGAAGAATCCGGAGAGATACCAGGTGCATCCGTCGTATTAAACTCGAAAGCAAAAGAAACTGAAGAGGATATAATGAACTACGTCTCATCCAATGTGGCCGGCTACAAACGAGTGAGGGTGCTTCAGTTTGTGGACTCTATCCCGAAATCGCCTTCGGGAAAAATAATGAGAAGGATCATCAAGGAAAACATGATAAAGAATATATAG
- the LOC140806243 gene encoding probable mitochondrial-processing peptidase subunit beta, mitochondrial, with protein sequence MTIRHLLNLTRRVRKPCHAFASRRPHSSAAVAAVDSAPSLPSPPPPYAMNYDRLAETVKEKLKKVEEPDHRFLQYNSPHPTVDSHTEILSAPLTRVTTLPNGLRIATESSLSSKTATVGVFIDAGSRFESDESNGTAHFLEHMIFKGTERRNARELEEEIENMGGHLNAYTSREQTTYYAKVMDKDVPRALDILADILQNSRFDEKRIIRERDVILREMEEVEGQTEEVIFDHLHATAFQYTPLSRTILGPAENIKTIGKEHLKNYILTHYTAPRLIVSAAGAVKHEDIVEQVKKLFTKLSTDPTTSSELVAREPAIFTGSEIRMLDDDMPLAQFAVAFEGASWTDPDSVALMVMQSMLGSWNKNAGGGKHMGSELAQRVGINEIAESMMAFNTNYKDTGLFGVYAIAKPDCLDDLAYAIMYEVTKLCYRVSEADVIRARNQLKSSLLLHIDGTSPVAEDIGRQLLTYGRRIPYAELFARIDSVDASTVKRVANRFIFDRDVAITAMGPIQSLPDYNWFRRRTYWLRY encoded by the exons ATGACGATCCGCCACCTGTTAAACCTCACTCGACGCGTGCGGAAGCCTTGCCATGCATTCGCCTCCCGCCGTCCTCACTCCTCGGCCGCCGTCGCTGCCGTAGACTCTGCCCCATCCCTCCCTTCCCCTCCGCCTCCATATGCCATGAATTATGACCGATTAGCTGAAACCGTCAAAGAAAAGCTCAAGAAAGTTGAAGAGCCCGATCATCGCTTCCTTCAATACAACTCACCTCACCCAACCGTAGATTCTCATACCGAAATTCTCTCCGCTCCACTCACCCGGGTCACGACACTCCCCAACGGCCTGAGAATTGCGACCGAGTCGTCGCTCTCCTCGAAAACGGCGACTGTTGGGGTTTTCATCGATGCCGGATCGAGATTCGAGAGCGATGAGTCTAATGGGACCGCTCATTTTTTGGAGCATATGATATTTAAGGGGACAGAGAGGAGGAATGCGAGGGAATTGGAGGAGGAGATCGAGAATATGGGTGGCCATTTGAATGCTTACACTTCGAGAGAGCAGACTACTTATTACGCGAAAGTGATGGATAAAGATGTGCCGCGAGCGCTGGATATTTTAGCTGATATTCTACAGAATTCGAGGTTCGATGAAAAGAGGATTATTCGGGAGCGCGATGTCATCCTCCGCGAGATGGAGGAG GTTGAAGGGCAAACAGAAGAAGTTATATTTGATCATCTGCACGCCACTGCTTTCCAGTATACACCTTTGAGCAGAACAATACTTGGGCCTGCtgaaaatatcaaaactattggCAAGGAACATCTTAAAAACTACATATTGACCCACTACACTGCTCCCAGATTG ATAGTTTCGGCTGCTGGTGCTGTTAAGCATGAAGATATAGTTGAGCAAGTGAAGAAATTATTTACTAAGTTGTCAACAGATCCAACAACATCTTCTGAGTTAGTTGCGAGGGAACCTGCGATATTCACCGGGTCAGAG ATCAGGATGCTGGATGATGACATGCCTCTTGCCCAATTTGCAGTTGCTTTTGAAGGGGCTTCTTGGACCGATCCAGATTCCGTTGCTTTAATGGTCATGCAATCAATGTTGGGTTCTTGGAACAAAAATGCTGGAGGTGGGAAGCATATGGG TTCTGAGCTTGCACAGAGGGTTGGTATCAATGAAATAGCAGAGAGCATGATGGCTTTCAATACCAATTACAAAGACACTGGTTTATTTGgtgtttatgctattgctaaG CCTGATTGTTTGGATGATTTGGCCTATGCAATTATGTATGAGGTCACCAAGCTATGTTATCGAGTATCAGAAGCTGATGTTATTCGCGCTCGTAACCAG TTGAAATCTTCTCTGTTGCTTCACATTGATGGAACCAGTCCAGTTGCTGAAGATATTGGACGTCAG CTGCTTACATATGGTAGGAGGATTCCCTATGCCGAATTGTTTGCCAGGATAGATTCTGTAGATGCCAGCACTGTCAAACGTGTTGCAAACCGGTTTATATTTGATAGA GATGTCGCGATAACTGCAATGGGTCCCATCCAGAGCTTACCTGACTACAATTGGTTCAGGCGCAGGACCTACTGGCTCCGATATTAG